From a region of the Triticum aestivum cultivar Chinese Spring chromosome 7D, IWGSC CS RefSeq v2.1, whole genome shotgun sequence genome:
- the LOC123164965 gene encoding plant UBX domain-containing protein 4, with translation MAAGDATHAPPAAEAQSLVESFCAVTSATPDEATFFLEGHNWALEAAVRSFYDNTEVDADGPDPAPQPPPPVPAAVDGADSEDEDYVGGGDKDEDDEDYVGGGDEDDDEDAALAAASAAADERRRRPAKRQKRSHQARGGSGGASGRGTVRTLSDLGGGKGRAGSDEDEDSDDDEWAPPPELYTGGERSGMVVRDRSKRKNVADEVFKQAKRKGAKQGPARRQSSSSRSFPGTSRLLTGETVQPDAPQPPEEIVHNIYFWSDGFTVDDGPLRSFNDPEHASFLESIMKSECPTELAPADGRSKVNVNLIRKEEKCPESLKRPAPFQGGGRILTAPSENSAPSDITPAAAASSTATTTVPKTITVDDSLPSTSLQIRFVDGSRVVARFNTSHTISDVRAFIDTTRPGETSDYTLQVGFPPKPLDDATKTIEEAGVANSVIIQSLISTGC, from the exons atGGCCGCCGGAGATGCCACCCACGCGCCGCCGGCCGCGGAGGCGCAGTCTCTGGTGGAGTCGTTCTGCGCCGTCACCTCGGCGACCCCCGACGAGGCGACCTTCTTCCTCGAGGGCCACAACTGGGCCCTCGAGGCCGCCGTTCGATCCTTCTACGACAACACGGAGGTCGACGCCGATGGCCCCGATCCGGCACCCCAGCCCCCGCCACCGGTCCCAGCCGCTGTCGATGGCGCGGACTCCGAGGACGAGGActacgtgggcggcggcgacaaggatgaggacgacgaggactacgtgggcggcggcgacgaggacgacgacgaggatgccgcCCTCGCCGCTGCGTCTGCGGCGGCAGAtgagcggaggaggaggcccgcgaAGAGGCAGAAGAGGAGCCACCAAGCGCGGGGCGGGAGCGGGGGCGCGAGTGGGAGGGGGACTGTGAGGACGCTCTCCGATCTCGGAGGTGGCAAGGGGCGCGCGGGGTCGGACGAAGACGAGGACTCGGACGACGACGAGTGGGCGCCACCCCCTGAGTTGTACACCGGCGGCGAGAGGAG CGGAATGGTTGTTAGAGATCGATCCAAACGCAAAAATGTTGCGGATGAGGTTTTTAAGCAAGCTAAGAGGAAGGGAGCTAAGCAAGGCCCAGCTCGCCGGCAATCTTCTAGTTCAAGGAGCTTTCCTGGGACTAGCAGACTTCTAACAGGTGAAACTGTACAGCCTGACGCACCACAGCCACCAGAGGAAATTGTTCACAACATCTACTTCTGGAGCGATGGGTTCACAGTAGATGACGGTCCACTCAGAAGTTTCAACGACCCAGAGCATGCATCCTTTTTAGAG AGCATCATGAAGTCTGAATGCCCAACTGAGCTTGCGCCGGCTGATGGGAGGTCTAAGGTGAATGTAAATCTTATCCGTAAAGAAGAAAAATGTCCT GAGTCACTCAAGCGCCCGGCCCCATTTCAAGGAGGGGGGAGAATTCTCACGGCACCTTCTGAAAACTCTGCTCCTTCGGATATCACTCCTGCGGCTGCTGCTTCTAGCACTGCGACCACCACCGTGCCCAAGACTATCACAGTGGACGATTCTCTGCCATCAACCTCTCTCCAGATCAGGTTTGTAGACGGCAGCCGTGTGGTTGCGCGCTTCAACACAAGCCACACGATCAGCGACGTGCGGGCATTCATCGACACAACAAGGCCAGGAGAAACAAGCGACTACACGCTGCAGGTCGGGTTCCCCCCTAAGCCGCTCGACGACGCGACCAAGACCATTGAGGAAGCCGGCGTCGCCAACTCGGTGATCATCCAGAGTCTAATCTCAACAGGCTGTTGA